Proteins co-encoded in one Rhodococcus sp. PAMC28707 genomic window:
- a CDS encoding aldehyde dehydrogenase family protein yields MTAPQNWMRDTVLIGGRWEPRSTTTDVENPATGEIVGRAASATVADVNLAVAAAVAAGVGWGRTTGKQRSAALEELVTALRDRRDELVAATIAEVGAPITVAEEAHVDLAIEIIESFAVIARDTPLRERTGNSVLLRRPAGVVACITPWNYPLYQLAAKVGAALAAGCTTVLKPAELTPITTYLFCDAVLETSLPAGVVNLLPGSGTVLGPALTEHPDVAVVSFTGSTTVGRQVGRSAGELIKRACLELGGKSASVLLADADFEVAVPATVDAAMLNSGQTCSAWTRLLVPQERYDEAVTLAAMRADALVVGDPTHRSTDLGPLVSHKQRLSVLAAVDGAIERGARVAAGGSDPIPGLDGHYVRATVLCGIERGDPVTTEEIFGPVLVVEAYEDEDDAVTLANATDYGLAGAVWSADAEAALEIAARLDTGQVDINGALFNPLAPFGGWKLSGLGRELGVIGFEEFTEWTSVQM; encoded by the coding sequence ATGACCGCACCGCAGAACTGGATGCGCGACACCGTATTGATAGGCGGGCGCTGGGAACCGCGCTCGACTACGACGGATGTGGAGAATCCTGCCACCGGTGAAATCGTCGGCCGGGCCGCGTCCGCCACCGTGGCAGACGTGAACCTTGCTGTCGCGGCCGCAGTCGCCGCAGGTGTGGGCTGGGGCCGGACCACCGGAAAGCAGCGCTCGGCGGCACTGGAAGAACTGGTGACCGCACTACGTGATCGCCGGGACGAGTTGGTCGCAGCAACGATCGCAGAGGTCGGTGCGCCGATCACGGTGGCCGAGGAGGCCCACGTGGATTTGGCGATCGAGATCATCGAGTCCTTCGCCGTCATTGCACGGGACACCCCGCTACGTGAGCGAACCGGCAACTCGGTGCTGCTGCGTCGCCCGGCGGGGGTGGTCGCATGCATCACGCCGTGGAACTATCCGCTCTACCAGTTGGCGGCGAAGGTCGGTGCGGCCTTGGCAGCGGGGTGCACCACGGTGCTCAAACCCGCCGAGCTGACTCCGATCACCACGTACCTGTTCTGCGACGCGGTGCTCGAGACCTCGCTCCCCGCCGGGGTGGTGAACCTGCTGCCCGGCTCCGGAACCGTGCTCGGACCTGCGCTGACCGAGCACCCCGATGTCGCAGTGGTGTCCTTCACCGGCTCCACCACGGTGGGCCGTCAGGTGGGCCGCTCAGCGGGCGAGCTGATCAAGCGGGCGTGCCTCGAACTCGGCGGGAAGTCCGCCTCGGTGCTGCTGGCCGACGCGGACTTCGAAGTCGCGGTACCCGCCACTGTGGACGCCGCGATGCTCAACAGCGGACAGACGTGCAGCGCGTGGACCAGGTTGTTGGTGCCGCAGGAGCGCTACGACGAGGCCGTGACGTTGGCCGCGATGCGTGCCGACGCGCTGGTGGTGGGGGATCCGACCCATCGCAGCACCGATCTCGGTCCGTTGGTCTCGCACAAGCAACGACTGTCGGTGCTGGCTGCGGTCGACGGCGCGATCGAGCGCGGCGCGCGGGTCGCGGCAGGCGGCTCGGATCCAATCCCCGGACTCGACGGGCATTACGTGCGCGCGACGGTTCTGTGCGGTATCGAACGCGGTGATCCGGTGACCACCGAGGAGATCTTCGGCCCGGTCCTGGTCGTCGAGGCCTACGAGGACGAGGACGATGCAGTGACGTTGGCCAATGCCACCGACTACGGGTTGGCCGGCGCGGTGTGGTCGGCGGATGCGGAAGCTGCACTGGAGATTGCGGCACGACTCGATACCGGGCAGGTCGATATCAACGGCGCGTTGTTCAACCCGCTGGCGCCGTTCGGTGGCTGGAAGCTCTCCGGTCTGGGCCGTGAGCTCGGTGTGATCGGCTTCGAGGAGTTCACGGAATGGACGTCGGTGCAGATGTGA
- a CDS encoding acyl-CoA dehydrogenase family protein, with product MTLTAFEPWALTTEQREIVKLCRDFAAKEIRPRGREVDEADTVTPVDIFQKAAQVGITDYMIPEEFGGGGFTDVFTQCLVQEELCFGDPGIGNFVCSNGFFSDPILELGTDEQKEKWLRPLTGTSPLLTALATTEPGSGSDAASMVTYATKVDGGYKIKGQKVWISNAGAASQYVVFAKTDRNERSKGITAFLIKSDVAGLSWGEPMKKMGQRAIVCRELFFDDVFVPDEDRLGDEGQGFIGLMKTFDISRIVLGAAAVGSARAAYEFALDYARNRTQFGKPIIEHQAVAFRLADMANRIESARLLVLHAARSLDAGHDSTGLAAMAKLTASEMAMFVTHAAIQTLGGWGYSREFPVEQWMRDVKLEELEEGTSDIMRLVISRKL from the coding sequence ATGACCCTCACCGCGTTCGAGCCCTGGGCCCTCACCACCGAGCAGCGCGAGATCGTCAAGCTCTGCCGCGACTTCGCAGCGAAGGAGATCCGCCCCCGTGGCCGCGAGGTCGACGAGGCCGACACGGTCACACCCGTCGACATCTTCCAGAAGGCCGCGCAGGTCGGCATCACCGACTACATGATCCCGGAGGAGTTCGGCGGCGGCGGGTTCACCGATGTATTCACCCAGTGCCTGGTCCAAGAGGAACTGTGCTTCGGTGATCCCGGTATCGGCAACTTCGTATGCTCCAACGGCTTCTTCTCCGACCCGATCCTCGAGCTCGGTACCGATGAGCAGAAGGAAAAGTGGCTGCGTCCACTGACCGGCACTTCGCCCCTGCTGACGGCTCTCGCGACCACCGAGCCGGGATCAGGTTCGGACGCCGCATCCATGGTCACTTACGCCACCAAGGTCGACGGCGGATACAAGATCAAGGGCCAGAAGGTGTGGATCTCCAACGCCGGCGCGGCCAGTCAGTACGTAGTTTTCGCCAAGACGGACCGCAACGAGCGGTCCAAGGGGATTACCGCATTCCTGATCAAGAGCGACGTGGCGGGTCTGAGCTGGGGCGAGCCTATGAAGAAGATGGGCCAGCGCGCAATCGTCTGCCGCGAGCTGTTCTTCGACGACGTCTTCGTCCCCGACGAGGATCGACTCGGAGACGAAGGCCAAGGCTTCATCGGTCTGATGAAAACCTTCGATATCTCGCGCATCGTGCTCGGCGCAGCGGCCGTCGGCTCAGCGCGCGCGGCCTACGAGTTCGCACTCGACTACGCCCGTAACCGCACCCAGTTCGGCAAGCCGATCATCGAGCACCAGGCCGTCGCATTTCGGTTGGCAGACATGGCAAATCGCATCGAGTCCGCGCGCCTGCTGGTATTGCATGCAGCTCGTTCACTCGACGCCGGCCACGATTCGACAGGGCTGGCTGCAATGGCCAAACTGACGGCTTCGGAGATGGCCATGTTCGTCACCCACGCGGCGATCCAGACTCTCGGCGGTTGGGGCTACTCCCGCGAATTCCCCGTCGAGCAGTGGATGCGCGACGTCAAGCTCGAAGAGCTCGAGGAAGGAACCTCGGACATCATGCGACTCGTGATCTCGCGGAAGCTCTAG
- a CDS encoding DMT family transporter: MSLSTKRPGVEANPATPPHVAVAWACGVLSAVVYGLTPTIAALSYETGLTPTMLVALRSLFGAAAILLFAWATGRIRRTSWRTPAKLMLVCGPLFGFQLLCYFAAVQSTGVQVAVVVVHVYPVFVLLMVWLTYRQRHSPLVIALCLVMIGGIGLVGWTGAADVKLAGIGLAVASALGYALYLVLGERWVQEVGAVVAGGLVTAGAGLTAGAVALVTWQSLAITSMGWVSVILQGVFMIPVGIGCAFYAVRRLGAVSLSLLGLLEPIVGVLAASLVLAESLMPGQWAGMAVILLACGVLPWATSTKRQTRTLSSASHSTACPIR; encoded by the coding sequence GTGTCACTGTCGACCAAACGCCCAGGCGTCGAAGCGAATCCGGCCACCCCGCCGCACGTCGCTGTCGCCTGGGCGTGCGGCGTCTTGTCGGCCGTAGTCTATGGACTCACACCGACGATTGCCGCACTCTCCTACGAAACCGGATTGACACCGACGATGCTCGTCGCGCTGCGCAGCCTCTTCGGGGCAGCAGCGATCCTGCTGTTCGCCTGGGCCACCGGCCGGATTCGACGTACGTCGTGGCGGACACCTGCGAAGCTGATGCTGGTGTGCGGGCCCCTGTTCGGCTTTCAGCTCCTCTGTTATTTTGCGGCCGTTCAGTCCACCGGCGTGCAGGTCGCGGTCGTAGTGGTACACGTCTACCCGGTGTTCGTCCTCCTGATGGTGTGGCTGACCTACCGCCAGCGGCACAGCCCGCTGGTTATCGCGTTATGCCTCGTCATGATCGGGGGAATCGGGCTGGTCGGCTGGACCGGGGCGGCAGACGTCAAGCTGGCGGGCATCGGGCTCGCAGTGGCCAGCGCTTTGGGCTATGCCCTGTACCTAGTGCTCGGTGAGCGGTGGGTGCAAGAAGTGGGAGCCGTGGTCGCCGGCGGTCTGGTTACGGCGGGCGCTGGGCTGACCGCTGGGGCGGTCGCCTTGGTGACCTGGCAGAGCCTGGCGATCACATCGATGGGGTGGGTGTCGGTGATCCTGCAGGGGGTCTTCATGATTCCGGTCGGCATCGGCTGTGCGTTCTATGCGGTGCGCAGGCTCGGTGCGGTCTCGTTGAGCCTGCTGGGTTTGCTCGAGCCAATAGTGGGTGTGCTGGCTGCAAGCCTTGTCCTCGCAGAGTCCCTGATGCCTGGACAATGGGCCGGAATGGCGGTAATTCTGCTGGCGTGCGGGGTACTGCCGTGGGCGACCTCCACGAAAAGGCAGACGCGAACGCTTTCGTCCGCGAGTCACTCCACTGCTTGTCCGATACGGTAG
- a CDS encoding TetR/AcrR family transcriptional regulator: MARPSVEAERRQQILQAACESIAELGFRGVRVADVAKGAGISSGTVHYYFESKDTLLHEAFAFNFENSLQRRKWIGEGKESPRAHLHHLVESYLPAGPETITAWRVWVELWAAALGSAELQALNDTIYQTWRGIVRATVDDAAAEGVLNQAADPADLTDMLLSMLDGLAIQALNKSTHVTQARMLELCDSYIDSIMLAADPIRT, encoded by the coding sequence ATGGCACGCCCGAGTGTCGAGGCCGAGCGTAGGCAGCAAATCCTGCAGGCCGCATGTGAAAGCATCGCGGAGTTGGGGTTCCGGGGCGTCCGGGTAGCCGATGTGGCGAAGGGAGCCGGCATAAGTAGTGGCACCGTCCACTATTACTTCGAGTCGAAAGACACGTTGCTACACGAAGCATTCGCGTTCAACTTCGAGAACTCGCTCCAGCGCCGCAAGTGGATCGGGGAGGGCAAAGAATCACCTCGTGCGCACCTGCACCACTTGGTGGAGTCTTACCTACCCGCTGGACCCGAGACCATCACAGCGTGGCGAGTGTGGGTGGAACTCTGGGCGGCAGCACTCGGCAGCGCGGAGCTACAAGCGCTCAACGACACCATCTACCAAACCTGGCGGGGAATTGTTCGTGCCACCGTCGACGATGCCGCAGCAGAGGGCGTTCTCAACCAGGCCGCCGACCCTGCCGACCTGACGGACATGCTTCTGAGCATGCTCGACGGCTTGGCAATTCAGGCCTTGAACAAGTCCACCCACGTGACGCAAGCACGCATGCTCGAACTATGCGACTCGTACATCGACTCGATCATGCTCGCCGCCGACCCCATCCGGACCTGA
- a CDS encoding DUF4188 domain-containing protein translates to MIRSRVQTGRYTAVVESEFVVFLIGIRLNKLWKIHKWIGPFLAMPRMLQELQQHPDKGLLGARMSLGGRTITVVQYWRSFDQLEAFAKNPNDPHLPAWKAFNKRVGAGGDVGVYHETYRVSPGQHESIYSNMPIMGLAAAGRSVAVGKRSETARARIAGS, encoded by the coding sequence ATGATCCGAAGTCGAGTCCAGACCGGCCGGTACACCGCAGTGGTCGAAAGTGAGTTCGTCGTCTTCCTCATCGGCATACGCCTCAACAAGCTATGGAAGATCCACAAGTGGATCGGCCCATTCCTCGCCATGCCGCGAATGCTGCAAGAGTTACAACAGCACCCTGACAAGGGCCTGCTGGGCGCTCGGATGTCGTTGGGGGGCCGCACGATCACCGTGGTGCAGTACTGGCGCAGCTTCGACCAACTCGAAGCATTTGCGAAAAACCCGAACGATCCACACCTACCGGCATGGAAGGCGTTCAACAAACGCGTCGGCGCCGGCGGCGACGTCGGGGTCTACCACGAGACATACCGTGTCAGCCCTGGTCAGCACGAGTCGATCTACTCGAACATGCCCATCATGGGGCTAGCCGCAGCCGGCAGATCGGTCGCAGTAGGAAAGCGCAGTGAGACAGCGAGAGCACGCATCGCGGGGTCATGA
- a CDS encoding MerR family transcriptional regulator, whose protein sequence is MRVSELSQRSGVSIASIKYYLREGLLVGGAQTATNQAVYSEHHIRRLRLIRSLIDIGGLSISHVRATLAAVEDDSTSIHDAFGAVMHGLDQLPDEDEPVEVKTAYGEVQTWLADRDWNIEPNAPAPHRLAELVATLRRFDFPITLTDFDAAADTVERTAKAQVEYARAMPDRTAAVETMLLGTVILERALAEIRRLALEAASFRIDRDK, encoded by the coding sequence GTGAGGGTTTCCGAACTCAGCCAGCGCAGCGGGGTGTCCATTGCATCCATCAAGTACTACCTGCGTGAGGGTCTGCTGGTCGGTGGCGCGCAGACGGCGACCAACCAAGCTGTGTACAGCGAACATCACATTCGCCGACTGCGGTTGATTCGCTCCCTGATCGACATCGGGGGACTCTCGATCTCGCATGTGCGCGCAACACTGGCCGCAGTCGAAGATGACTCGACGTCGATCCACGACGCATTCGGGGCGGTCATGCATGGCCTCGACCAGCTCCCCGACGAAGACGAGCCGGTCGAGGTGAAGACTGCCTATGGTGAGGTGCAGACATGGCTCGCCGACAGGGATTGGAATATCGAGCCGAATGCTCCCGCGCCACACCGGCTGGCCGAACTTGTTGCCACACTGCGCAGATTCGACTTTCCGATAACGCTCACGGACTTCGATGCAGCAGCCGATACCGTCGAGCGGACCGCCAAGGCGCAAGTGGAATACGCCCGAGCCATGCCGGACCGCACGGCTGCCGTCGAGACGATGCTTCTCGGGACCGTGATACTCGAACGAGCCCTCGCCGAGATTCGACGCCTCGCGCTCGAAGCCGCCAGCTTCCGGATCGATAGGGACAAGTAG
- a CDS encoding NmrA family NAD(P)-binding protein: MNSDSAGGTDIAVVGATGKTGEAVVAAIEGRATVRPLSRTSPEHPIDLDTGEGLKAAFAGCTGMYFIAPNLHPDEPAALRRALEAASDAGVHHVLYHSVAWPYSPRMPHHMDKARCEDDLRAFASRHGMRWTILQPCAYAQNFESILTGESTDLVVPYSTESKFSFVSLGDVAEVAARILLAAEEHHGATYELGGPETMSVGDVVRLIEEMTSRSVAVEQLDVEQWMHTFGQSLGVDGRARLGAMFEFYDDRDFLAGGMATKALLGRDPTPVRALVR, from the coding sequence GTGAACAGCGATAGCGCCGGTGGCACCGACATTGCAGTCGTCGGTGCCACCGGCAAGACCGGAGAGGCCGTGGTTGCCGCCATCGAAGGGCGGGCCACGGTCCGGCCGCTCAGCCGCACCTCCCCCGAGCATCCGATCGATCTGGACACCGGCGAGGGTCTGAAGGCGGCTTTCGCCGGATGCACCGGGATGTACTTCATCGCACCCAATCTGCATCCGGACGAGCCCGCCGCACTTCGGCGAGCACTGGAGGCCGCGAGTGACGCTGGGGTGCACCATGTTCTCTATCATTCGGTCGCGTGGCCATACAGCCCGCGGATGCCGCACCATATGGACAAGGCCCGATGCGAGGACGACCTGCGGGCGTTCGCCTCGCGTCACGGAATGCGTTGGACCATCCTGCAGCCCTGCGCCTACGCGCAGAATTTCGAATCGATACTCACCGGAGAATCCACCGACCTTGTGGTGCCGTACAGCACCGAGTCGAAGTTTTCCTTCGTAAGCCTCGGCGACGTCGCCGAGGTGGCCGCCCGAATTCTCCTGGCAGCCGAGGAGCATCACGGGGCCACGTACGAACTCGGCGGGCCCGAGACAATGAGCGTCGGCGACGTGGTTCGACTCATCGAGGAGATGACGTCACGGTCGGTGGCGGTGGAACAACTCGATGTCGAGCAATGGATGCACACTTTTGGGCAGAGTCTCGGCGTCGATGGCCGCGCCAGGCTCGGGGCGATGTTCGAGTTCTACGACGATCGAGACTTCCTGGCCGGCGGAATGGCAACCAAGGCCTTGCTCGGACGGGACCCGACACCGGTGCGTGCCCTGGTTCGCTGA
- a CDS encoding hydantoinase B/oxoprolinase family protein, translated as MVNNKPYRLTPVDAPAPDPVLVEIVAGYLASVEMEVETAIARTSRSPMIRDAHDFRAGIYDRNMRKLTGRSYSALVQPVVRDFPIDTMKPGDVFFHNDVYLSEGGIGHLPDLCVTVPVFATLPGADKPSVVAFVQAFGHHDDIGGCCPGSMPSGATSVYEEGLMVPPIKLWDQGVPNEAALRIMTRNSRMPDALAADLDAECSACLMGARRLTELFERYGVETIEGCFDASMDACTETYRREILSKIPVGEYTWEDYAEHDGVDEPMLHVQRITMTKTAPEDEGGERLILDFTGTGPQAKGPINHCGDYADGNFLAKWLAPVLRSLADTPERMAELDVNEGIIPLIEMKFPEPGTLITPIFPAPTNARTFVILRLLGVLTGAIAKAVDGNMPADQETIRYTGVYGEDFEGQSYLMREVLGGGSGGRYYADGEDTIHVVPDSRNLPTEFTESRFPFIVEKLGLAKDSGGAGRYRGGLGYEKHIRMLKDAHFMSIADRSILACWGVKGGKAGSPFSVVINPGEPNERLFDALTDAEPIRAGETFRIRTTGGGGWGDPLERPVEEVERDVLWNKVSREAAATDYGVVIAEGEANADASATEKLRGEMRGARADNEPFFDRGPGYERLSGGAKFAKYDFLDS; from the coding sequence ATGGTTAACAACAAGCCCTACCGATTGACTCCCGTCGACGCACCCGCGCCCGACCCCGTCCTCGTCGAGATCGTGGCCGGGTATCTCGCGAGCGTCGAAATGGAGGTGGAGACTGCCATTGCGCGAACCTCCCGCTCGCCGATGATCCGCGACGCGCACGATTTCCGCGCGGGAATCTACGACCGGAACATGCGCAAGCTCACCGGCCGCTCCTACTCCGCCCTCGTGCAGCCCGTGGTCCGCGACTTCCCCATCGACACGATGAAGCCCGGGGACGTCTTCTTCCACAACGACGTCTACCTCTCCGAAGGCGGCATCGGCCACCTCCCCGACCTTTGCGTCACGGTGCCCGTGTTCGCGACGCTGCCCGGGGCGGACAAGCCCTCGGTCGTCGCGTTCGTGCAGGCCTTCGGCCACCACGACGATATCGGCGGCTGCTGCCCCGGGTCCATGCCGTCCGGCGCCACCTCGGTCTACGAGGAGGGGCTGATGGTCCCGCCGATCAAGCTGTGGGACCAGGGCGTGCCCAACGAGGCGGCGCTGCGAATCATGACCCGCAACTCTCGGATGCCCGACGCGTTGGCCGCCGATCTGGACGCCGAGTGCTCGGCCTGCCTGATGGGTGCGCGCAGGCTGACGGAGCTGTTCGAGCGCTACGGCGTCGAGACCATCGAGGGTTGCTTCGACGCTTCGATGGATGCCTGCACCGAGACCTATCGGCGCGAGATTCTGTCCAAGATCCCTGTCGGGGAGTACACCTGGGAGGACTACGCCGAGCATGACGGCGTCGATGAGCCGATGCTGCACGTGCAGCGGATCACGATGACCAAGACCGCGCCCGAGGACGAGGGCGGCGAGCGGCTGATCCTCGACTTCACCGGCACCGGCCCGCAGGCGAAGGGGCCGATCAACCACTGCGGTGACTACGCCGACGGCAACTTCCTGGCGAAGTGGCTGGCGCCGGTGCTTCGCAGCCTCGCCGACACCCCGGAGCGGATGGCCGAGCTCGACGTCAACGAGGGCATCATCCCTCTGATCGAGATGAAGTTCCCGGAGCCGGGCACGCTGATCACTCCGATCTTCCCGGCGCCCACCAACGCCCGCACGTTCGTGATCCTGCGGCTGCTCGGCGTGCTCACCGGTGCCATCGCGAAGGCAGTCGACGGCAACATGCCCGCCGACCAGGAGACCATCCGCTACACCGGTGTCTACGGTGAGGATTTCGAGGGCCAGTCCTACCTCATGCGTGAGGTGCTCGGCGGTGGCTCGGGCGGTCGCTATTACGCGGACGGTGAGGACACCATTCACGTGGTGCCGGACTCGCGAAACCTGCCCACCGAGTTCACCGAGAGCCGTTTCCCCTTCATCGTCGAAAAGCTCGGTCTGGCAAAAGATTCGGGCGGAGCCGGACGCTACCGCGGTGGCCTCGGGTACGAGAAGCACATCCGCATGCTCAAGGATGCGCACTTCATGTCCATCGCCGACCGCTCCATCCTCGCCTGCTGGGGTGTCAAGGGCGGCAAGGCCGGGTCGCCGTTCTCCGTGGTGATCAACCCGGGTGAGCCCAACGAGCGGCTCTTCGACGCGCTCACCGACGCGGAGCCGATCCGTGCCGGGGAGACGTTCCGGATTCGCACCACGGGCGGCGGAGGCTGGGGCGATCCGCTCGAGCGTCCCGTCGAGGAAGTGGAGCGCGATGTGTTGTGGAACAAAGTATCTCGCGAAGCTGCTGCCACAGACTATGGTGTGGTCATCGCCGAGGGCGAGGCGAACGCCGATGCGTCGGCGACGGAGAAGCTCCGCGGCGAGATGCGCGGCGCACGCGCGGACAACGAGCCCTTCTTCGATCGGGGGCCCGGTTACGAACGGCTCTCCGGCGGTGCGAAGTTCGCCAAGTACGACTTCCTCGACAGCTGA
- a CDS encoding hydantoinase/oxoprolinase family protein: protein MEPRKIRVGIDTGGTFTDVVAVDEESGEMATTKTPSTPADPAEGFLAGIDKVLQQLGVTGDSLSAVSHGTTVATNKLLEGKVENLGFITTEGYEHVLEIARQSVPDGYGNSYFWVKPERIVPAHRVRTIRGRLYFDGTEIRPLNEDDVREAARFFKAEGVKTLGVCLVHSYANPDHEQRVRDILLEEYPEATVSISTEVLREYREFERSITTLVDAAVKPNIRNYVNNIATRLREFATESGEARDVPFYVMKSNGGVLSAKEVVNQPITTVLSGPAAGALGAALVASAAGVDQVLTCDGGGTSTDVTVVVHGEPALTTEGRVGNYPSKIPMIDVVTVGAGGGSIAWMTPEGTLRVGPQSAGADPGPMCYGNGGSAPTITDAHVLLGRIPPHLLGGEIPLDTDLARKGIEQLAQELSLEIEACGTGILEVSAWNQANALRQISVKRGLDVRDFTLVTFGGSGSLLACRLMDILGLKDVLVPLNPGNVSAFGLLTVDVRNDYVQTHVSRHDRLRAEDLQSELEVLAERADAALAGEGFAPEDRQYARTADLRYFGQAFEVRVPIVDGDITQSTMDQAAEAFHEAHRELYGYDFRSDKSQFVEWVNLRVSGIGPIKRPVLSEIAKGSGAEVARTGTRRAYFDGWHETAIYDRPALGAGDSIEGPAVIEEFSSTVPVDPGFSAHIDNFGNIRITRNLDSNGAH, encoded by the coding sequence GTGGAGCCAAGAAAGATTCGGGTCGGGATCGACACCGGTGGAACATTCACCGATGTGGTGGCAGTGGACGAAGAGTCCGGTGAAATGGCCACCACGAAGACTCCCTCCACTCCGGCAGATCCAGCCGAAGGGTTCCTCGCCGGGATCGACAAAGTCCTACAGCAACTCGGGGTCACGGGTGACTCGCTCAGCGCAGTGAGTCACGGCACCACCGTTGCCACCAACAAGCTGCTCGAAGGCAAGGTCGAGAACCTCGGGTTCATCACCACCGAGGGCTACGAGCATGTGCTCGAGATTGCTCGCCAGTCGGTACCCGACGGTTACGGCAACTCGTACTTCTGGGTCAAGCCCGAACGTATCGTCCCGGCCCATCGCGTCCGCACCATCCGTGGACGGTTGTACTTCGACGGCACCGAAATTCGCCCGCTCAACGAGGACGATGTGCGCGAGGCTGCACGGTTCTTCAAGGCAGAGGGAGTCAAGACCCTCGGTGTGTGCCTCGTGCATTCCTATGCCAACCCTGATCACGAACAGCGCGTGCGGGACATCCTCCTCGAGGAGTACCCCGAGGCGACGGTCAGCATCTCGACCGAGGTTCTGCGTGAGTACCGCGAGTTCGAGCGGTCCATCACGACATTGGTGGATGCGGCCGTGAAGCCGAACATCCGCAACTACGTCAACAACATCGCCACCCGGCTGCGTGAGTTCGCCACCGAGTCGGGCGAAGCCCGCGACGTTCCGTTCTACGTCATGAAGTCCAACGGTGGCGTTCTCTCCGCCAAAGAGGTTGTCAATCAGCCGATCACGACTGTTCTGTCCGGGCCCGCAGCCGGCGCCCTCGGTGCAGCGCTGGTGGCCAGTGCAGCGGGAGTCGATCAGGTGCTCACCTGCGATGGCGGCGGCACCTCCACCGACGTGACCGTCGTGGTCCATGGCGAGCCCGCTTTGACGACCGAAGGACGCGTCGGAAACTATCCGTCCAAGATTCCGATGATCGACGTGGTCACCGTCGGCGCCGGTGGTGGGTCGATTGCCTGGATGACTCCTGAGGGAACACTGCGTGTCGGACCGCAATCTGCCGGTGCCGATCCAGGCCCGATGTGTTACGGCAACGGCGGTTCCGCTCCGACCATCACCGATGCGCATGTACTCCTGGGCCGGATACCTCCCCACCTGCTCGGCGGTGAGATCCCGCTCGATACCGATCTGGCGAGGAAGGGTATCGAACAACTGGCACAGGAGTTGTCGCTGGAGATCGAGGCTTGCGGAACCGGAATCCTCGAAGTGTCCGCTTGGAATCAGGCCAACGCACTTCGTCAGATTTCCGTCAAGCGTGGACTCGATGTACGCGACTTCACCCTCGTGACGTTCGGTGGATCCGGTTCACTGCTCGCCTGCAGGTTGATGGACATCCTGGGACTGAAAGATGTTCTGGTACCGCTCAATCCAGGTAACGTATCCGCCTTCGGTCTGCTGACCGTCGATGTGCGCAACGATTACGTCCAGACTCACGTCAGTCGGCACGACCGTCTCCGTGCAGAGGACTTGCAGTCCGAACTCGAAGTTCTCGCCGAGCGTGCCGATGCAGCACTGGCAGGAGAGGGCTTCGCGCCCGAAGATCGCCAGTACGCACGCACCGCGGATCTGCGCTACTTCGGTCAGGCCTTCGAGGTTCGAGTGCCGATCGTAGACGGCGATATCACCCAGTCGACGATGGATCAAGCAGCGGAGGCCTTCCATGAGGCGCACCGCGAGCTCTACGGTTACGACTTCCGCAGCGACAAGAGCCAGTTCGTCGAGTGGGTCAACCTGCGGGTCAGCGGTATCGGCCCGATCAAGCGACCGGTGTTGTCCGAGATTGCCAAGGGAAGCGGCGCCGAAGTCGCACGAACGGGAACGCGTCGGGCCTACTTCGATGGCTGGCACGAGACCGCGATTTACGATCGCCCGGCGCTCGGTGCCGGTGACTCCATCGAAGGACCGGCCGTCATCGAGGAGTTCAGCTCCACTGTGCCGGTGGATCCCGGATTCTCCGCTCACATCGACAACTTCGGCAACATTCGCATCACCAGGAATCTCGACTCGAACGGAGCGCACTGA